CGGTGGCCGGCTCGGTGTACGAGTCGTACGGGTGGCAGGGCATCGCCTGGTGCGGGATCGCCTTCCCGCTGGTGGCCGGCCTCTACTACCTGACGGAGCTGGTGCCGCGGCGCACCGTGCCGGCCGTCTGATCCGGCCATCCCTGACGGGTCGTCAACCCGTTTGCCGGAAAGCACCGATGCGGTGATCCGTCACCGGAATGATTGGCATCCGCACACAGCGGGAAGGTAGGCTGAAGTCTCGCATTCCCGCGATTTGCGCGAGAACTTGCTTGAGCCGTCACGAACGGATTCGCCCTGCTCCGACGAGAGTTCTGTTCCCTCGGAGCCGCTGAGCGCGTAGTCGTCACCCGACACCGCTCTTTGCGCGCCATCCCGTAGTACTTCCGGACTTACCGTCCGACTGCTGAATTCCGCGCGCTGCCCTTCGAATCAGTCTTGCGAACGGGTGCCCTCCGCCGGTCCGAATCGGGCCGGCGGGCGCGCCCAGCATTCGAGCCAAGCCAAGAGGAACGAGCAGATGACCGAACAGATGACAGGTGCCCAGGCTCTGGTCAGGGCGCTGGAGCACGTCGGGGTCGACACGGTGTTCGGATATCCGGGCGGCCACATCCTCCCCGCCTACGACCCGCTGTACGACTCGACCAGGATCCGCCACGTGCTGGTCCGGCACGAGCAGGGCGCCGGGCACGCCGCGGAGGGGTACGCCCAGGCCACCGGCAAGGTCGGCGTCTGCATGGCCACCTCCGGCCCGGGCGCCACCAACCTGGTCACCCCGATCGCGGACGCGTACATGGACTCCGTCCCGCTGGTCGCCATCACCGGCCAGGTGCCGAGCACCATGATCGGTACGGACGCCTTCCAGGAAGCCGACATCTGCGGCATCACCCTCCCGATCACCAAGCACAACTTCCTGGTGACCGACGCCGGCGACATCGCGCGCACCATCGCCGAGGCCTTCCACATCGCCTCCACCGGCCGCCCCGGCCCGGTGCTGGTCGACATCACCAAGGACGCGCTGCAGGCCACCACCGAGTTCCACTGGGAGCCGACGGCGAACCTGCCGGGCTACCGGCCGGTCACCCGGCCGCACGCCAAGCAGATCCAGGAGGCGGCCAGGCTGATCTCCGAGGCCGAGTGCCCGGTGCTGTACGTCGGCGGCGGCGTGCACAAGGCCCGCGCCTCGGCGGAACTGCTCCGCCTGGCCGAGCTGACCGGCATCCCGGTCGTCACCACGTTGATGGCCAGGGGCACCTTCCCCGACAGCCACCCGCTGCACATGGGCATGCCCGGCATGCACGGCACCGTCTCGGCGGTCGGCGCGCTGCAGCAGGCGGACCTGCTGATCGCCCTGGGCGTGCGGTTCGACGACCGGGTCACCGGCCGGCTGTCGTCCTTCGCGCCGCGGGCCAAGGTCATCCACGCGGACATCGACCCGGCCGAGATCTCCAAGAACCGGACGGCCGACGTCCCGATCGTGGGCGACTGCAAGGAGGTCATCGGCGCCCTCGTCCAGGCGGTCGACCGCCCCGGCGACTACGTCAAGTGGCGGGCGCAGCTGGACAAGCTGAAGGAGACCTACCCGCTCGGGTACGAGGACTTCGGGGACGGCACGCTGGCCCCGCAGTACGTCCTGGAGCGGCTCGGTGCCATCGGCGGACCGGACGCCCTCTACGTGGCCGGCGTCGGCCAGCACCAGATGTGGGCGTCCCACTTCGTCGGCTTCGAGAAGCCCGGCGCCTTCATCACCTCCGGTGGCGCGGGCACGATGGGGTACGCCGTGCCCGCCGCGATGGGCGCCAAGATGGGGCGGCCGGACACGGTGGTCTGGGCGATCGACGGCGACGGCTGCTTCCAGATGACCAACCAGGAGCTGGCCACCTGCACGCTGGAGGGCGTGCCGATCAAGGTCGCGGTCATCAACAACGGCAACCTCGGCATGATCCGCCAGTGGCAGTCGCTCTTCTACGGCGAGCGGTACTCCAATTCCGACCTGCAGACGGCCCAGCGCATCCCCGACTTCGTGAAGCTGGGGGAGGCCTACGGCTGCGTCAGCCTGCGGTGCACCCGGCCCGAGGACGTGGACGCGACGATCGCCAAGGCGATGCAGATCAACGACGTGCCGGTGGTCATCGACTTCGTGGTCCACGAGGACGCCATGGTCTGGCCGATGGTCCCGGCCGGCACCAGCAACGACGACATCAAGATCGCCCGAGACATGACTCCGAAGTGGGAGAGCGACGGCTCATGAGCAAGCACACCCTGTCGGTCCTCGTCGAGGACAAGCCCAGCGCGCTCACCCGGGTCACGGCCCTGTTCAGCCGGCGCGGCTTCAACATCGACTCCCTCGTCGTCGTCCCGGCCGAGACGGCGGGGCTCTCCCGGGTCACCCTGGTGGTCGACGCGGACGACACCCCGCTGGAGCAGGTGACCAAGCAACTCGACAAGCTCATCAACGTGTTGAGCGTCACCGAGGTCGGCCGCGGGCGGGCGGAGTCCGTCCCCTCCCCCGCCTGACACCCGTCCGGCCGCCGCGCCCGGGCCGCCCTCCGCCACGGAGGGCGGCCCGGGCCGTTTTCCGGGGCCGGTCCGCCAGCGCCGGTAGACACTGTCTACTCGGCGCTGGTAGACAGTGTCCGTGAGCGATGACGAGCGGAGCCCCCTGCGGGAGCGCCTGGTGGACGCCGGGGTCGAACTGGTGCTGGCCGAAGGGTCGGGGGCGGTCGGGCTGCGGGAGATCGCGCGGCGGGCCGGGGTGTCGCACGGGGCGCCGCGGCGGTACTTCGCGACGCACCGGGAACTGCTGTCGGCGGTGGCGCGGCGCGGGTTCGAGGAACTGGCGGCGCGCTTCGCGGCGGTCCGGGAGCCCGACCCGCGGGCCCGGCTGGCGTGCCTGGCCCGGGCGTACCTGGCGTACGCCGCCGAGCGGCGCGGGATGTTCGAGCTGATGTTCCGTCACGACCTGCTGAACGGCGACGGGTCGGCGCCGGCCGGCCCCCGGCTGCGGGAGGCGACGGTGCCGCTGTTCGGGGAGCTGGCGCGGCTGGTGGCGCGGTGCACGGGGGACGAGCGGCGGGCGCCGGTGGCGACGGCCGCGCTGTGGGCGAACCTGCACGGGCTGGCGCAGTTGCGGGGGTGGGGGAGCACGGCGCTGATGCTGGGGGAGGGCCGCGAGGAGGAGCTGCTGGAAGCGGTGCTGGCGGCGCACCTCGGGGCCGCCGAGTGAGCCGCGGCGCGGGTCGTGACGCGGGTCGTGGTGCGAGCCGTGACGAGCGGCGTGACGAGGGCGATGGCACGGGTCGTGACGAGGGCCGTGGCGCGGGGCGTGGCGCGAGCCGCCTCGCGCTGCCGGTGAGCGCCGGGGCCGCCATGCTGGTGGCCCTGGACGGCACCGTGCTGCTGATGGCGCAGCCCGGCATGCGGCGCGAACTCGACACCGGCACGGCGCAGTTGCAGTGGACGAGCACCGGCTACCTGGTCGCCGTCGCGGCCCTGCTGGTGCTCGCGGGCCGGCTCGGCGACCGCTACGGCCACCGCCCGACCCTGCTGGTGGGCGTGCTGGGCTTCGGCGCGGCCTCGGCGGGCATCGCGCTCGCCCCGACCCTCGGCTGGGTGATCGGGCTGCGGACCGTCCAGGGCGTGTTCGGCGCCCTGCTCCAGCCCGGCACGCTCGCGCTGCTGCGGCTGTGCTGCCCGCCGGAGCGGCTCGGCCGGGCGATCGCCGTCCGGACGGGCGCCATCGCGGTCGCGGCGGGCGCGGGCCCGCTGCTCGGCGGGCTGCTGGTGGACGCGTTCGGCTGGCGCGCGGTGTTCTGGATCAACGTCCCGGCGGCCGCGCTGATCGCCGGGATGACGCTCGCCCTGCGCCCCGGCCGGGCGCGGGCGGACGGGCAGCGGCTCGACCTGGCGGGCGCGGCCCTGCTGGCGGCGGCGCTGGCGGTCCTGGTGCACGCGCTCTCCCGGGTGCCGGAGCGCGGCTGGGGCGGGACGTCGGCCGAACTGGCGGGCGCCGTCGGGCTGTTCGCGGTGCTGGTGGCGCACGAGCGGCGGGCCGCGAGCCCGGTGGTGCCGCGTCCGGTGGCGGCGTCCCGGCCGGTGGCGGCCTCGCTGGTCCTGCTGCTGACGGCCTCGGCGGGGCTGTTCGGCACCCTGTTCAGCACCACGTTCCGGCTCCAGGACGCCCTGCACGTGGGCCCGTTGGGCACGGCGCTGCGGATGCTGCCGCTGACCGCGCTGATGGTGCTGGGCGCCCCGGCGGCCGAGCGGGCGCTGCGCGTCCACGGGCCCCGGCGGACGGCGCTGGCGGGCGTGGCGCTGCTGGTGGCGGGCATCGCGGGGCTGGCCGGCCCGGGCGGCGGGGGCGGGGCGGAGCTCGCCACCGGGGCGGCCTCGGCGCTGCTGGGGGCGGGGTTCGCGGCGGTGATGGTGACGGCGACCGGCACCGTGGTCGGCGACGCCCCGGCCGGGTACGCGGGCACGGTCGGCGGTCTGAAGCAGACCGCGGCGAACATCGGCCCGACCCTGGGCATCGCGGCCGCCACCGGGGCGGGCGCGCACGGCGCCCTGCCGGTCCTGGCCGCGCTCGCCGCCCTCGGCCTGCTGCCCGCCGCCCTGCCCGGCGCCCGGCCCGCCGGGCGGCGCGGACCGCCGTCGGCGGGGCGTGACACCCTGGGCGGATGGCGGAACGAGGCGGCGCGGGCGGGTGCGGGGCGGCGCCGCCCGGTCCGGCCGGGCCGCCGCCCCACCCTCTCCGGCTGACCGCCGCCGCCCCGCCGACCGACCGCCAACCGCCAGGGAGCACCCGCATGGACTTCGTCGAGTCGACCGTCGAGGCGGACGGTGAACGCCTGGCCTGCACCGTGGTCGAGCCGTCCGCTCCGCAGCCGTCCGCCTCGGCGCTGCCGCTCGCTCCGCAGCCGTCTGCCTCGGCGCTGCCGCTCGCTCCGCAGCCGTCTGCCTCGGCGCTGCCGTCCGCTCCGCAGCCGTCTGCCTCGGCGCTGCCGCTCGCTCCGCAGCCGTCTGCCTCGGCGCTGCCGCTCGCTCCGCAGCCGTCTGCCTCGGCGCTGCCGCTCGCTCCGCAGCCGTCTGCCTCGGCGCTGCCGCTCGCTCCGCAGCCGTCTGCCTCGGCGCTGCCGCTCGCTCCGCAGCCGTCTGCCTCGGCGCTGCCGCTCGCTCCGCAGCCGTCTGCCTCGGCGCTGCCGCTCGCTCCGCAGCCGTCTGCCTCGGCGCTGCCGCTCGCTCCGCAGCCGTCCGCCTCGGCGCTGCCGCTCGCTCCGCAGCCGTCCGCCTCGGCGCTGCCGCTCGCCCCGCAGCCGTCCGCCTCGGCGCTGCCGCTCGCTCCGCAGCCGTCCGCCTCGGCGCTGCCGCTCGCTCCGCAGCCGTCCGCCTCGGCGCTGCCGCTCGCTCCGCAGCCGTCCGCCTCGGCGCTGCCGCTCGCTCCGCAGCCGTCCGCCTCGGCGCTGCCGCTCACCGCGCTGCTGATGCACGGCGCGGGCAGCGGCGACCGGCACCGCTGCCTGCCGCTGGCAAGGGAGTTGGCCGCCGCCGGGTGCCGCGCCGTGGTGTTCGACTTCGCCGGGCACGGCGCGAGCAGCGGCACCCTCGGCGAGCTCTCGCTGGCCCGCCGGGCCCGGCAGGCCCGCGCCGTGCTGGAGCGGCACGCCCCGGTCGGCCCGCTGCTGCTGGTCGGCTTCTCGATGGGCGGCCAGACCGTCACCGACCTGCTGCGGATGCCCGAACTCGCGGTCCGCACCGAGGCGGTGGCCCTCTGCGCACCCGCCGCCTACGCCCGCGAGGTGCGCGAACTGCCCTTCGCCAATCCGGAGTTCACCAAAGTCCTGCGCCAGGAGGGGAGTTGGCGCAGCAGCACGGCCTTCGACACCCTCGCGGCGTTCGGCGGCCGGGCGGTGCTGGTGCTGCCGGAGACGGACGGCGTGATCCCGGCCGGGGTGACGGACGCGCTGGACGCGGCCCTGCGCACCCGCCCGGCGGCGCCCCCGTACGCCAGGCTCACCCTGCCGGGCGCCGACCACCTGCTCGGCCGCTGGCTGGGCGAGCACCCGGAGGAGTGCGAGCGGGTGGCGGCGGCGCTGCTGGGCGCGGGCTAGGGCCGCCTGGTCGCGCCGGGCCCGCGACGCCGGATCGCCCCCGGCCCCGGGGGCGATCCGGCGCTCCCGTCACCCAGCAGCACCGACCCCGTACCCGAGTGGTCGGGCCGGCCCGCCCGGCGGGGCGCGAAGGGAGGCGCCTCCCGGCTCCCGAGGGGCCGGGGGAGCCGCGCGCCGATCCGGCACGACCGACCGGCCCGGCCCCGGGGTGCGTCCTCCGGCCCCCGCCGCGTCGGGCGAAGCTCGCGCGGTGGGCGACCGGCCCGCGCCTCAGGGCAGTTCGACCGCCAGGGCGCCGTCCTCGGCGCGGCTGACGGAGACGCCGGACAGGTCGTCCACGTGGTGGTCGGGCCGGTGGGCGGCGGCGCGCGGGCCGATGCCGAGCACCGGCATGCCGGCCGCCCGGGCGGCGGCGATGCCCGCCTCGGAGTCCTCCAGGACCAGGCACTCGGCGGGGGCGACGCCCAGCTGGGCGGCGGCCTTGAGGAAGCCCTCCGGGTCGGGCTTGCTGGCGCCGACGTGCTCGGCGGTGACCATCAGCGGCGGCAGCGGGACGCCGGCGGCGGCCATCCGGACCCGGGCCAGCCGGTCGTCGGCGGAGGTCACCAGCGCGTGCGGCAGCCCGGCCAGCGAGGCCACCAGCCGGGCGGCGCCCGGGACCTCGACCACGCCGTCGGTGTCGGCGGACTCCTCGTCGAGCATCACCGCGTTCTCGGCGAGGTTCTGCTCCACCGGGCGGTCGGGCAGCAGCAGGGCCATGGTCAGGTGCCCCTGCCGCCCGTGCGCGACCCGCATCACCTCGTCGCCGTCCAGGCCGTTGCGCCCGGCCCAGCGGCGCCAGCAGCGCTCGACCACGGCGTCGGAGTTGACCAGGGTGCCGTCCATGTCGAGCAGGACGGCCCGGACCGGCGGGGTCAGGACGGGCATCGGGGCTCCTCGGGGGCCTCGTACGGTTGGTTTGTTCCTCAATCGTACAAAACCGGTGGCGGTGGGGCCGCTCAGCCCACCAGGTGCGCGTTGACCGCCCGGGCCTCCTCGGCGAGCTCCGGCAGCTCCACCACCTCGACGCCCGCGGCCTCCAGCAGCGC
The window above is part of the Kitasatospora sp. NA04385 genome. Proteins encoded here:
- a CDS encoding alpha/beta fold hydrolase: MDFVESTVEADGERLACTVVEPSAPQPSASALPLAPQPSASALPLAPQPSASALPSAPQPSASALPLAPQPSASALPLAPQPSASALPLAPQPSASALPLAPQPSASALPLAPQPSASALPLAPQPSASALPLAPQPSASALPLAPQPSASALPLAPQPSASALPLAPQPSASALPLAPQPSASALPLAPQPSASALPLAPQPSASALPLAPQPSASALPLTALLMHGAGSGDRHRCLPLARELAAAGCRAVVFDFAGHGASSGTLGELSLARRARQARAVLERHAPVGPLLLVGFSMGGQTVTDLLRMPELAVRTEAVALCAPAAYAREVRELPFANPEFTKVLRQEGSWRSSTAFDTLAAFGGRAVLVLPETDGVIPAGVTDALDAALRTRPAAPPYARLTLPGADHLLGRWLGEHPEECERVAAALLGAG
- a CDS encoding acetolactate synthase large subunit — encoded protein: MPSAGPNRAGGRAQHSSQAKRNEQMTEQMTGAQALVRALEHVGVDTVFGYPGGHILPAYDPLYDSTRIRHVLVRHEQGAGHAAEGYAQATGKVGVCMATSGPGATNLVTPIADAYMDSVPLVAITGQVPSTMIGTDAFQEADICGITLPITKHNFLVTDAGDIARTIAEAFHIASTGRPGPVLVDITKDALQATTEFHWEPTANLPGYRPVTRPHAKQIQEAARLISEAECPVLYVGGGVHKARASAELLRLAELTGIPVVTTLMARGTFPDSHPLHMGMPGMHGTVSAVGALQQADLLIALGVRFDDRVTGRLSSFAPRAKVIHADIDPAEISKNRTADVPIVGDCKEVIGALVQAVDRPGDYVKWRAQLDKLKETYPLGYEDFGDGTLAPQYVLERLGAIGGPDALYVAGVGQHQMWASHFVGFEKPGAFITSGGAGTMGYAVPAAMGAKMGRPDTVVWAIDGDGCFQMTNQELATCTLEGVPIKVAVINNGNLGMIRQWQSLFYGERYSNSDLQTAQRIPDFVKLGEAYGCVSLRCTRPEDVDATIAKAMQINDVPVVIDFVVHEDAMVWPMVPAGTSNDDIKIARDMTPKWESDGS
- a CDS encoding HAD-IA family hydrolase; this encodes MPVLTPPVRAVLLDMDGTLVNSDAVVERCWRRWAGRNGLDGDEVMRVAHGRQGHLTMALLLPDRPVEQNLAENAVMLDEESADTDGVVEVPGAARLVASLAGLPHALVTSADDRLARVRMAAAGVPLPPLMVTAEHVGASKPDPEGFLKAAAQLGVAPAECLVLEDSEAGIAAARAAGMPVLGIGPRAAAHRPDHHVDDLSGVSVSRAEDGALAVELP
- a CDS encoding MFS transporter, with the translated sequence MLVALDGTVLLMAQPGMRRELDTGTAQLQWTSTGYLVAVAALLVLAGRLGDRYGHRPTLLVGVLGFGAASAGIALAPTLGWVIGLRTVQGVFGALLQPGTLALLRLCCPPERLGRAIAVRTGAIAVAAGAGPLLGGLLVDAFGWRAVFWINVPAAALIAGMTLALRPGRARADGQRLDLAGAALLAAALAVLVHALSRVPERGWGGTSAELAGAVGLFAVLVAHERRAASPVVPRPVAASRPVAASLVLLLTASAGLFGTLFSTTFRLQDALHVGPLGTALRMLPLTALMVLGAPAAERALRVHGPRRTALAGVALLVAGIAGLAGPGGGGGAELATGAASALLGAGFAAVMVTATGTVVGDAPAGYAGTVGGLKQTAANIGPTLGIAAATGAGAHGALPVLAALAALGLLPAALPGARPAGRRGPPSAGRDTLGGWRNEAARAGAGRRRPVRPGRRPTLSG
- a CDS encoding TetR/AcrR family transcriptional regulator; translation: MSDDERSPLRERLVDAGVELVLAEGSGAVGLREIARRAGVSHGAPRRYFATHRELLSAVARRGFEELAARFAAVREPDPRARLACLARAYLAYAAERRGMFELMFRHDLLNGDGSAPAGPRLREATVPLFGELARLVARCTGDERRAPVATAALWANLHGLAQLRGWGSTALMLGEGREEELLEAVLAAHLGAAE